Proteins encoded by one window of Chryseobacterium aquaeductus:
- a CDS encoding TrmH family RNA methyltransferase, with product MLIESFQNEKIKNITKLLTDNRFRKKSGVFVVEGQQENERAQKHNFEATEFFICESIFKGENPEQKIHFVSEKVYEKIAYRGSSEGIIGIYKAKETHLDSFLPKENSTIIIVEGVEKPGNLGAILRSCEAFGIDALIIANAKTDFYNPNVIRSSVGCLFGMKVFQADNEETSEFLNKNNFNIYTTIMDENSEDLHTRDFTKKSAVLFGTEHSGLSEFWQGKGKNTLIPMIGSIDSLNLSNAVAITCYEALRQNKI from the coding sequence ATGCTAATCGAAAGTTTTCAGAACGAAAAAATAAAGAATATTACCAAGCTTTTAACCGACAACAGATTTAGAAAAAAATCTGGTGTTTTTGTCGTTGAAGGACAACAGGAAAATGAAAGAGCTCAGAAACACAACTTTGAAGCAACCGAATTTTTCATTTGTGAAAGTATATTTAAAGGTGAAAATCCTGAACAGAAAATTCACTTTGTTTCTGAAAAAGTTTACGAAAAAATAGCATACAGAGGAAGTTCTGAAGGAATTATAGGAATTTATAAAGCGAAAGAAACTCATTTAGATTCATTTTTACCTAAAGAAAATTCCACGATAATTATTGTGGAAGGTGTTGAAAAACCCGGAAATCTGGGAGCAATTTTGAGAAGTTGTGAAGCTTTTGGAATTGATGCTTTGATTATTGCCAATGCAAAAACAGATTTTTACAATCCGAATGTGATCCGTTCCAGCGTCGGTTGTCTTTTCGGAATGAAAGTTTTTCAGGCAGATAACGAGGAAACATCAGAATTTTTGAATAAAAATAATTTCAACATCTATACAACCATTATGGATGAAAATTCTGAAGATTTACATACAAGAGATTTTACTAAAAAATCAGCCGTTTTGTTTGGAACCGAGCATTCGGGATTAAGTGAATTTTGGCAAGGAAAGGGGAAAAATACTTTAATTCCTATGATAGGAAGTATTGATTCACTTAACTTGAGCAATGCTGTAGCAATTACGTGCTATGAAGCATTGAGGCAAAACAAGATTTAA
- a CDS encoding RidA family protein, giving the protein MKKIISTTNAPAAIGPYSQANFANGVLYISGQIPVDPATGKLVEGIEKETHQVMKNLEAILTEAGMTFKNVVKASIFLKSMDDFAVMNDIYASYLDAESYPARETVQVSCLPKNVDIEISMIAHQD; this is encoded by the coding sequence ATGAAAAAAATAATATCTACTACTAATGCTCCTGCAGCTATTGGACCTTATTCTCAAGCTAATTTCGCAAACGGAGTTTTGTATATTTCAGGTCAAATTCCTGTTGATCCTGCTACAGGAAAATTGGTAGAAGGAATTGAAAAAGAAACTCATCAGGTTATGAAAAACCTTGAGGCTATTCTTACTGAGGCTGGGATGACATTTAAAAATGTAGTGAAAGCCAGTATTTTCTTAAAAAGTATGGATGACTTTGCAGTGATGAATGATATTTATGCTTCATATCTGGATGCAGAAAGTTATCCGGCAAGAGAAACAGTACAGGTATCTTGTCTGCCAAAAAATGTTGATATAGAAATTTCTATGATTGCACATCAGGATTAA
- a CDS encoding putative LPS assembly protein LptD, with protein MDKTVFKNILQILIILIFNSFLAQQAPKKLTETKIVNDTIPKTDTIVVKKEALEDILETKADVQRRDFPKKMIYLNKNAQVKYQDMQIDADYISIDEQKNLIYARGKEDSLGKVIELVQVTQAGKKYETTNFNYNTKTREAIAYDARTEESEGIIVAQKTKKYNDSVFVMRRADFTTDDYFIKKKDTVADYKLRASHIKMVKGKSGSSIITGPVQMYIEEVPTPLVMPFAILPFSDKRSAGILIPSFGERQDVGFFLNGIGYYQPIGEHFDLKVLADIYTKGSWNLRPEMNYLKKYRYSGNFAADIGTTVRGIKGLDDYSKTGTYRIAWRHSQDSKANPFLNFSASVDVTSQTFYNNTVNNNYIMDQSVLRTQQNSTLTLTKRFLKLPATITGTASYSQNFATGLADLRLPQMNVAINQFYLFGTKTGTRTGLLENITVNTGLNLTNFVSTEEGELFTKAMWDKMQTGLKNNISLGTNTTIAKYFTFSLGANIDNALTTKTLTKFYDPIENKVTDQVNKKIAGYSTFSTTASLQTQLYGQANFKKGGSIEAIRHMMTPSIGFTYSPDFGGSGFGYFRNYFDANGAITSYSIFDNGIVGAPTSGLVGALGFNIGNNIEMKVRSKSDSTGVKKIKIFESLNLSGSYNFAAKTHPWSIITINGQSSMFDNKLSINTSLTLDPYKTIFFPGEEIGIRTEEFGAFSVQAFNVQLSYPLSSELFGEKTDYAKKYGSKGEIRNENYYFDDDNYAHFDQAWTLNVNANYAYSRTTARTPNRIASIGLDGSIKLTPFWNITGSTHYDLVTKELAYTRIGFSRDQRSFTINFNWVPFGQYKVYDFFIGIKANILSDALKYKDRSFTQPNPSF; from the coding sequence TTGGACAAAACCGTCTTCAAAAATATATTACAAATTTTAATTATCCTAATTTTTAACAGTTTTTTAGCACAGCAAGCACCTAAAAAATTAACGGAAACAAAGATAGTTAATGATACCATCCCCAAAACGGATACTATTGTTGTAAAAAAGGAAGCCCTAGAAGATATACTTGAAACTAAGGCAGACGTTCAACGCAGAGACTTTCCTAAAAAAATGATTTACCTGAACAAAAATGCTCAGGTAAAGTATCAGGATATGCAAATTGATGCAGATTACATATCAATTGATGAACAGAAAAATTTGATTTATGCCAGAGGAAAGGAAGATTCTTTAGGGAAAGTCATAGAATTGGTGCAAGTAACACAAGCCGGGAAAAAGTATGAGACTACGAATTTCAATTACAATACCAAGACTCGCGAAGCTATTGCTTACGATGCGAGAACTGAAGAAAGTGAAGGGATTATTGTAGCTCAAAAAACCAAAAAATATAACGATTCGGTTTTCGTTATGAGACGTGCAGATTTTACAACAGACGATTATTTTATCAAGAAAAAAGATACCGTTGCTGATTACAAATTGCGTGCTTCTCATATAAAAATGGTGAAAGGAAAAAGTGGTTCTTCCATTATCACAGGTCCTGTGCAGATGTATATAGAAGAAGTTCCTACGCCTTTGGTGATGCCGTTTGCTATTTTGCCTTTTTCAGATAAAAGATCTGCAGGAATTCTGATTCCCAGTTTTGGCGAACGGCAAGATGTAGGATTTTTCTTAAACGGAATAGGATATTATCAACCCATCGGAGAACATTTTGACCTGAAAGTTTTGGCCGACATCTATACTAAGGGTAGCTGGAATCTTCGTCCGGAAATGAATTATCTCAAAAAATACCGATACTCCGGGAATTTTGCTGCTGATATCGGAACAACGGTAAGAGGGATCAAAGGTTTGGATGATTATAGTAAAACAGGAACCTACAGGATTGCGTGGAGACACAGCCAGGATTCAAAGGCTAATCCGTTCCTGAATTTTTCTGCTTCGGTGGATGTAACAAGTCAGACTTTTTACAACAATACCGTCAACAATAACTATATTATGGATCAGAGTGTGCTCAGAACACAACAGAATTCTACGCTTACTCTTACCAAAAGATTTTTAAAGCTTCCTGCCACCATTACAGGAACCGCTTCTTATTCTCAAAATTTTGCGACCGGACTGGCAGATTTGCGTTTACCGCAAATGAATGTGGCGATCAATCAATTTTATCTGTTCGGAACAAAAACGGGTACAAGAACTGGTTTATTAGAAAATATTACCGTCAATACAGGTTTAAATTTAACCAATTTTGTGAGTACCGAAGAAGGTGAACTATTTACCAAAGCAATGTGGGACAAAATGCAGACGGGTCTTAAAAACAATATTTCGCTAGGAACCAATACTACGATTGCAAAATATTTTACATTCAGTTTAGGAGCAAATATTGATAATGCATTGACTACAAAAACACTGACAAAATTTTATGATCCTATCGAAAATAAAGTGACAGATCAGGTGAATAAAAAAATAGCAGGTTATTCTACTTTCTCTACTACGGCGAGTTTGCAAACGCAACTTTACGGACAGGCAAATTTTAAGAAAGGTGGGTCAATTGAGGCAATAAGACACATGATGACTCCTAGTATCGGCTTTACCTATTCTCCGGATTTCGGAGGTTCCGGGTTTGGATATTTTAGAAATTACTTTGATGCTAATGGTGCTATCACATCTTATTCAATCTTTGATAACGGAATTGTAGGTGCGCCAACTTCAGGCTTGGTAGGTGCATTAGGTTTCAATATCGGAAATAATATTGAGATGAAAGTGAGATCTAAAAGTGATTCTACAGGGGTGAAAAAAATCAAAATTTTTGAATCTTTAAACCTTTCAGGAAGCTATAATTTTGCAGCGAAAACTCATCCTTGGTCTATTATTACCATCAACGGACAGTCTTCTATGTTTGACAATAAGCTGAGTATCAACACCAGCTTAACTTTGGATCCTTATAAAACGATTTTTTTTCCGGGCGAAGAAATAGGCATTAGAACAGAAGAATTTGGAGCTTTCAGTGTACAGGCATTTAACGTGCAGCTTTCTTACCCATTGAGCAGTGAACTTTTCGGAGAGAAAACAGATTACGCCAAAAAATACGGTTCGAAAGGTGAAATAAGAAACGAAAATTATTATTTCGATGACGATAACTACGCACATTTTGATCAGGCATGGACTTTAAATGTGAATGCCAATTATGCATATTCAAGAACGACAGCGAGAACTCCAAATAGAATTGCTTCCATAGGTCTAGACGGAAGTATTAAACTGACTCCTTTTTGGAATATCACAGGAAGCACACATTACGATTTGGTAACCAAAGAATTAGCTTACACAAGGATAGGATTTTCCAGAGATCAGCGAAGTTTTACTATCAATTTTAACTGGGTGCCGTTTGGTCAATATAAAGTCTATGACTTTTTTATCGGAATTAAAGCCAATATCCTGAGCGATGCGCTGAAGTATAAAGACAGAAGCTTTACCCAGCCCAATCCTTCGTTCTAG
- a CDS encoding N-acetylmuramoyl-L-alanine amidase family protein has protein sequence MYTRKFKIILAFLLVLSTQFVFSQKKFTVVLDAGHGGSDHGANRTYEDIGRVAEKDVTLAIVLKIGAMLEKNKDFKVIYTRKIDEYPSLSDRTNLANRNKADLFVSVHCNSSVKPTAYGTETFVQGPDQNDTNLEVAKRENDVIYLDEKDKQTFGTYDARSPESLIALKLQQSKYLESSLLLGGLVEGNFVNKDKRFSRGVFQKNLHVLRMNAMPSVLIETGFINHPEESHYLASDKGQSEISESIYSAIIDYKRAIDRKTGNVSSTKKPEPEKKIEVPLKNDFRILLMTSAVKYNEDDPALKGLNYILPLKENGIYKYYYSVTNMASVKDSNLKTAKDAGFRNAYAVGFMPNQKLNVGYYTIEVYTGKDKLSANSFILQTLKEVERDKNNGLFYYTYGKVSSLEDAINLQKELLGKGIKNTTIQKINK, from the coding sequence ATGTACACACGAAAATTTAAAATAATTTTAGCATTTCTTCTCGTACTTTCTACCCAATTTGTCTTTTCCCAAAAAAAATTCACTGTCGTTTTAGACGCTGGGCATGGGGGAAGCGACCATGGTGCCAACCGCACATACGAAGATATAGGAAGAGTTGCAGAAAAAGACGTTACGCTTGCCATAGTTCTTAAAATAGGAGCAATGCTTGAGAAAAATAAAGATTTTAAGGTAATTTATACCCGAAAAATAGACGAATACCCATCACTTTCAGACAGAACCAATCTTGCAAACCGAAATAAAGCAGATCTTTTTGTCTCGGTGCACTGTAATTCATCGGTAAAACCTACAGCTTATGGAACAGAAACATTTGTACAAGGTCCCGATCAAAATGACACAAATCTCGAAGTAGCAAAACGTGAAAACGATGTAATTTATCTTGATGAGAAAGACAAACAGACTTTCGGAACGTATGATGCGAGATCACCGGAATCATTAATTGCGCTAAAACTTCAGCAAAGCAAATATCTTGAGTCTAGTCTTCTGTTGGGAGGTCTTGTAGAGGGAAACTTCGTCAACAAGGATAAAAGATTTTCCAGAGGAGTATTTCAGAAAAACCTGCACGTTTTACGTATGAATGCGATGCCGTCTGTACTCATAGAGACCGGATTCATCAATCATCCTGAAGAAAGCCATTATTTGGCATCAGACAAAGGTCAGAGTGAAATCTCGGAGAGTATTTATTCTGCAATTATAGATTATAAAAGGGCAATCGACAGAAAAACAGGAAATGTTTCCTCCACAAAAAAACCGGAGCCCGAAAAGAAAATAGAAGTTCCGTTGAAAAATGACTTCAGAATTCTATTGATGACTTCCGCCGTGAAATACAATGAGGACGATCCTGCACTGAAAGGATTAAATTATATATTACCGTTGAAAGAAAACGGAATTTACAAGTACTACTACAGCGTCACCAATATGGCATCTGTGAAAGACAGTAATTTAAAAACAGCTAAAGACGCAGGTTTCCGGAATGCTTATGCAGTAGGATTTATGCCGAATCAAAAATTAAATGTAGGATATTACACCATCGAAGTGTATACAGGAAAAGACAAATTGAGTGCTAATTCTTTTATTCTGCAAACTTTAAAAGAGGTAGAAAGAGATAAAAACAACGGCTTATTCTACTACACGTATGGCAAAGTTTCTTCGTTAGAAGACGCAATTAACCTACAGAAAGAACTTCTAGGAAAAGGAATAAAAAATACCACTATTCAAAAAATTAACAAATAG
- the rpsT gene encoding 30S ribosomal protein S20 yields MANHKSALKRIRQNEVRKVRNRYYHKTARTAIKGLRNEEDKTAATEQLPKVIALLDKLAKKNIIHKNKAANLKSKLTKHVNKLA; encoded by the coding sequence ATGGCAAATCATAAATCAGCTCTTAAGAGAATAAGACAAAACGAAGTTAGAAAAGTTCGTAACAGATACTACCACAAGACTGCTAGAACAGCAATCAAAGGGTTAAGAAATGAAGAGGATAAAACTGCAGCAACTGAACAATTGCCAAAGGTTATCGCTTTATTGGATAAATTAGCTAAGAAAAACATTATCCACAAGAACAAAGCGGCTAATTTAAAAAGTAAATTGACTAAGCACGTTAACAAGTTAGCGTAA
- a CDS encoding trypsin-like peptidase domain-containing protein translates to MKSTLKKLLPFAVVGVISGATTVGVQQYIAHDSNTQDQSYFTKASDVSFVGMNTAAVGDDFVKAAKTTVPAVVTIKNYQTRTSSRASEQDLFDYFFGDPFGGRGQQRQKQQQQAPDNMPSGMGSGVIISADGYIISNNHVVAGANKLEVVLSNKKSYIATLVGTDPNTDISLLKIEEKGLPFLNFANSDNIDVGQWVLAVGNPLGLNSTVTAGIISAKGRGIGILAGQGKAANPIESFIQTDAAINPGNSGGALVNVNGDLIGINSAISSTTGYYQGYGFAVPANLARKVVEDIKKFGIVQRGFLGVSSLDLSNDQQVALYNRDKKANLKVGSGVYITGFSENSGAEDAGLKSGDIITKVDQTPITDFADLSISVGSKRPGDKVMVSYLRNGKENTTTVTLKDQKGGTIARSKADLSVTEKIGADFEPLNDKFKTEYGLNSGVVTKNVTEGSEMAKIGIVDDYIVIEINGKPVNSQKDVEKILEKYQGNVQVKFVDYSGRIYTKGFKMP, encoded by the coding sequence ATGAAGAGTACTTTAAAAAAACTTTTACCATTTGCGGTAGTCGGAGTGATATCTGGTGCAACCACTGTTGGTGTACAACAATATATTGCTCACGACTCAAACACACAAGATCAGTCTTATTTTACCAAAGCGTCTGATGTTTCATTCGTAGGGATGAATACTGCGGCCGTGGGAGATGATTTTGTAAAAGCTGCCAAAACGACAGTTCCTGCAGTAGTAACAATCAAAAACTATCAAACAAGGACTTCCAGCCGAGCGTCTGAGCAAGATCTGTTTGATTATTTCTTTGGTGATCCTTTCGGAGGAAGAGGTCAGCAAAGACAAAAACAACAGCAGCAAGCTCCTGACAATATGCCTTCAGGAATGGGTTCTGGTGTTATTATCTCGGCAGATGGTTATATAATATCTAATAATCACGTCGTTGCCGGGGCAAACAAATTAGAAGTTGTGCTGAGTAACAAAAAATCTTACATCGCAACTTTAGTAGGTACAGATCCGAATACGGATATTTCTTTATTGAAAATCGAAGAAAAAGGTTTACCATTTTTAAATTTCGCCAACTCCGATAATATTGATGTCGGACAATGGGTTTTAGCAGTTGGAAATCCTTTGGGATTAAATTCCACAGTTACTGCAGGTATTATTTCTGCAAAAGGGCGTGGAATCGGAATTCTTGCCGGACAAGGAAAAGCAGCAAATCCTATTGAAAGTTTTATTCAGACAGATGCTGCCATTAACCCGGGGAACTCTGGTGGCGCATTGGTAAATGTGAATGGCGATCTAATTGGAATAAACTCTGCAATCTCTTCTACGACCGGCTACTATCAGGGTTACGGTTTTGCCGTTCCTGCTAATTTGGCAAGAAAGGTAGTTGAAGACATTAAAAAATTCGGAATTGTACAAAGAGGATTCTTAGGTGTAAGTTCTTTAGACCTTTCAAACGATCAGCAGGTTGCACTTTACAACAGAGACAAAAAAGCGAATCTCAAAGTGGGTTCCGGAGTTTATATTACCGGTTTTTCGGAAAACAGTGGTGCAGAAGATGCAGGCTTGAAGTCAGGAGATATTATTACAAAAGTTGATCAGACGCCAATTACAGATTTTGCTGACCTATCGATCTCAGTCGGCAGCAAACGTCCGGGTGACAAAGTAATGGTTTCTTACCTAAGAAATGGTAAAGAAAATACGACTACTGTGACTTTAAAAGATCAAAAAGGAGGCACTATCGCCAGATCAAAAGCCGATTTGAGTGTTACAGAAAAAATAGGAGCTGACTTTGAACCGTTGAATGACAAATTTAAAACTGAATACGGTTTAAATAGTGGTGTTGTTACCAAAAATGTAACTGAAGGAAGCGAGATGGCTAAGATTGGAATTGTGGATGATTATATCGTGATAGAAATCAATGGCAAACCAGTGAATTCTCAGAAAGATGTAGAGAAGATTTTGGAAAAATATCAAGGTAATGTACAGGTGAAATTTGTAGATTATTCAGGTAGAATATACACCAAAGGGTTTAAAATGCCTTAG
- the rmuC gene encoding DNA recombination protein RmuC: protein MEITYLIIGCFIGGILGSVLIYFYLKSSMISRKSFDELNHLHIKANADLDNLNLKTKELEGIIKNKKEININQSDLLNDLKEEFAKVSAENTFLKAQKEETKRIQEEGKLQFENLANKILEEKSEKFTLANKVNLDSILKPLGENLENFKKRVNEVYENEARERHSLNSTIKLMLEQTTKVSQEANNLANALKGQTKTQGDWGEMILERILEDSGLTKDREYFKQQTIKNEDGDSLRPDFTLKLPGNQLVIIDSKVSLNAYEKMNSSESVEEKAQLTTLHIGSIKRHIDDLSRKRYDHISESLDFTIMFIPIEPAFLIAVQNDQNLWNYAYSRHVILVSPTNLIAFLKLISDLWKRDDLSQNALKISEAGAKLYDKLVGFVDNLEKVGKNIDLAQKTYHDSFAQLYTGRGNLIKRAEDLKNMGLQNKINKSLPQSLTETAENQIDLSE from the coding sequence ATGGAAATCACTTATCTCATCATCGGCTGTTTTATAGGAGGAATTTTAGGTTCAGTTTTAATTTATTTTTATCTAAAATCTTCAATGATTTCAAGAAAATCCTTCGATGAGCTGAATCATTTACATATTAAAGCTAATGCAGATTTAGATAATTTAAATCTTAAAACCAAGGAATTAGAGGGAATTATTAAAAACAAAAAAGAAATCAATATCAATCAATCTGATTTATTGAATGATTTAAAAGAAGAATTTGCGAAAGTCTCTGCTGAAAACACTTTTTTGAAAGCTCAAAAAGAAGAAACAAAAAGAATTCAGGAAGAAGGGAAACTGCAATTTGAAAACTTAGCCAATAAAATTTTAGAGGAAAAAAGCGAGAAATTTACTTTAGCCAACAAGGTAAATTTAGATTCAATTTTAAAACCTTTAGGCGAAAATTTAGAGAATTTCAAGAAAAGAGTGAATGAAGTGTATGAAAATGAAGCTCGTGAGAGGCATTCATTAAACAGTACAATTAAATTGATGCTTGAGCAAACTACAAAAGTCAGCCAGGAAGCCAACAATTTGGCAAATGCATTGAAGGGACAAACGAAAACTCAGGGAGATTGGGGAGAAATGATTTTGGAAAGAATTCTCGAAGATTCCGGACTCACAAAAGATCGTGAATATTTTAAGCAGCAAACCATTAAAAACGAAGACGGGGACAGTTTACGACCAGATTTTACTTTAAAACTTCCGGGAAATCAATTGGTCATCATAGATTCAAAAGTTTCTTTGAATGCTTATGAAAAAATGAATTCTTCTGAATCTGTGGAAGAAAAAGCGCAACTCACAACGCTCCATATCGGCTCTATTAAAAGACATATTGACGATCTAAGCAGAAAAAGATACGATCACATCAGTGAATCTCTGGATTTTACGATTATGTTTATTCCTATTGAGCCTGCGTTTTTAATTGCAGTTCAAAACGATCAAAATCTATGGAATTACGCCTACTCAAGACACGTTATTTTGGTAAGTCCGACCAATCTTATTGCATTCTTAAAACTCATTTCCGATCTATGGAAACGAGACGATCTCAGCCAAAACGCCTTAAAAATCTCTGAAGCCGGAGCAAAACTGTATGATAAGTTGGTGGGTTTTGTAGATAATTTAGAAAAGGTAGGAAAAAATATTGATCTTGCTCAAAAAACTTATCATGACTCATTCGCACAACTTTATACAGGAAGAGGAAACCTTATCAAACGAGCTGAAGACCTCAAGAACATGGGACTACAGAATAAGATTAATAAATCTTTGCCACAGAGCTTAACTGAGACTGCAGAAAACCAAATTGATCTTTCCGAATAA
- the trhO gene encoding oxygen-dependent tRNA uridine(34) hydroxylase TrhO — translation MQLYNTLSAEERAQLIDEAGKQRLTLSFYAYANLSDPKKFRDELFIAWNQLDALGRIYVAHEGINAQMSIPADNLEAFRETLEAYDFMKGIRLNVAVEQDDHSFLKLTIKVRNKIVADGLNDDTFDVTNKGIHLKAQEFNDLLEDPNTIVVDFRNHYESEVGHFEGAITPDVETFRESLPIINEQLQDFKEDKNLLMYCTGGIRCEKASAYFKHQGFKNVFQLEGGIIEYTRQIKEENIESKFIGKNFVFDHRLGERITDDIVSQCHQCGKPCDNHTNCANDACHLLFIQCDECKDAMENCCSAECLEITHLPQEEQVRLRKGLQVGNKVFRKGKSDALTFKKSGDLPDKPLAKAEKKNIRQKIAVKKTLVGKAEHYYTRSKIAQFLIVNQELSVGDMVLISGPTTGEQQVTITEIFVNGSPCETAKNGDQITFELPFRIRLSDRLYKILES, via the coding sequence ATGCAACTGTATAACACTTTAAGCGCAGAAGAAAGAGCTCAACTAATTGATGAAGCCGGTAAGCAACGCCTTACTTTGTCTTTCTATGCGTACGCCAATCTTTCAGATCCCAAAAAATTTCGCGACGAATTATTTATAGCCTGGAACCAGCTTGATGCGCTTGGTCGTATTTATGTGGCTCATGAGGGGATAAACGCCCAGATGAGTATTCCTGCTGACAATCTGGAAGCCTTCCGTGAAACGTTAGAAGCTTATGATTTTATGAAAGGAATTCGCTTAAACGTAGCAGTAGAACAGGACGATCATTCTTTCTTAAAATTAACCATTAAAGTTCGAAATAAGATTGTTGCAGATGGTCTGAACGATGATACATTTGATGTAACCAACAAAGGAATACACCTAAAAGCGCAGGAATTTAATGATTTGTTGGAAGATCCAAATACGATTGTTGTTGACTTTAGAAATCATTACGAAAGTGAAGTGGGACATTTTGAGGGTGCTATCACTCCGGATGTAGAAACTTTCAGAGAAAGTTTGCCGATTATCAATGAACAATTACAGGATTTTAAGGAAGATAAGAACCTTCTGATGTACTGTACCGGCGGAATTCGTTGCGAAAAAGCCAGTGCCTATTTCAAACATCAAGGTTTCAAAAACGTCTTTCAGTTGGAAGGCGGAATCATCGAGTATACTCGTCAAATTAAAGAAGAAAATATAGAAAGTAAATTCATCGGGAAGAATTTTGTGTTTGATCATCGCTTAGGAGAGCGAATTACCGATGATATTGTTTCTCAATGTCACCAATGCGGAAAACCTTGTGATAATCATACCAATTGCGCTAATGATGCTTGTCATTTGTTATTTATTCAATGTGATGAGTGCAAAGATGCAATGGAAAATTGCTGTTCTGCAGAATGTTTAGAAATCACACATTTGCCACAGGAAGAGCAAGTAAGATTAAGAAAAGGTCTGCAAGTTGGAAATAAAGTTTTCAGAAAAGGAAAATCTGATGCTTTAACTTTTAAGAAATCTGGAGATTTACCCGATAAGCCATTAGCAAAGGCAGAAAAGAAAAATATTCGACAAAAAATTGCTGTTAAAAAAACCTTAGTTGGTAAAGCAGAACATTATTACACCAGATCGAAAATTGCACAGTTTCTTATTGTAAATCAAGAATTGTCAGTGGGCGATATGGTGTTGATTTCCGGACCCACTACAGGAGAACAACAAGTTACGATCACTGAAATTTTCGTGAATGGAAGCCCATGCGAAACTGCTAAAAATGGTGATCAAATCACTTTTGAACTTCCGTTTAGAATTCGTTTGTCAGATAGATTGTATAAAATTTTAGAATCATAA
- a CDS encoding 5-formyltetrahydrofolate cyclo-ligase produces MEKSEIRKQYLLKRKSLLSDEVFYLSDKIFKNFINYFKPYPGQKIHIFIPIEKFNEIRTEIFINYFLDQKIRVFVPKIVDTKLISVEIFPETLFETNGWGISEPLSEVDSEENNFDFIITPLLYCDAKGNRVGYGKGFYDAFFENISKDSKKIGVNYFNPDFLIDDVWEHDIPLDYLVTPTDVLSFFSGL; encoded by the coding sequence ATGGAAAAGTCAGAGATTAGAAAACAATATTTACTAAAAAGAAAAAGCCTGTTATCTGATGAGGTTTTCTACTTGTCTGATAAGATTTTTAAAAATTTCATTAATTATTTTAAACCTTATCCCGGACAGAAAATCCATATTTTTATTCCTATAGAAAAGTTTAACGAAATTAGAACCGAGATCTTTATTAATTATTTTTTAGACCAAAAGATTCGGGTCTTTGTTCCCAAAATTGTAGATACAAAGTTGATTTCTGTTGAGATTTTTCCTGAGACATTGTTTGAAACTAATGGTTGGGGAATTTCAGAACCTTTATCTGAGGTGGATTCTGAAGAAAATAATTTCGATTTTATTATTACACCACTTTTATATTGTGATGCAAAAGGAAATAGAGTAGGTTATGGAAAAGGTTTCTACGATGCTTTTTTTGAAAATATTTCGAAAGATTCAAAAAAAATCGGAGTTAATTATTTTAACCCCGATTTTTTGATTGATGATGTTTGGGAACATGATATTCCCTTAGATTATTTGGTAACGCCGACTGATGTGCTGTCGTTCTTCAGCGGATTGTGA